The genomic interval TCCACAGAGCGCGCACCTTGCCAGTTGCACCTTCTGCACCAGCAGAAATGTGGATGGGGTCTCCGCTGCTCACAGTTCCATCATCGAAGGCAGCAGGGAGGTTGTCTGTGACAGCCTGGTAGACCCTCTGGTCGGTACAGCCCTCGTAGGGCTTAAAGATGATGGTGATCTGTAGAGAGGGTGAGAGGAGCATCAGGTAAGTTAGAGATATTAAGTTCAAAGAATGAAAATTACTGATACAATCAGTTGATAATTACAATGTCTGTTCGTTAGATACAGAACAAACACAACTACCATCAAGGAGAGAAGCAGAGttgaaatattaaatcattaaGTTGCAGAGCTGCAACCGTTCGTCGATTAATAGATTAGTTAATTAAGATAAACTTAATGTGGAACTTTTGTCTATGTAAGTGTTCACAGTTCACCTGTGTGGTTTCTGCTCCTTACGTGCAGTCTTTTACAAAAACCTTTTCCAACGTTAGCAAAACGCTGAAgtattatgtttatttccttatttcctGCAAGACAATGCCTGTGTTCTTGGTGTTTATGGTGATGATATATTTTGTTGAACGTGTCAAATGGTTGAAGACAGATTACAAAACTAGGATCTAGCAGccaacacaaaataaaccagtcatttatttttgtatgtaagCTActaattaaaaatcattttgctgtttttgataaTCAACCTTATCACAACACAGAATATCCTGATACTCAGTGGCATTGAGATTTGCTTATAACCCCATAAATTAATGGAGAAAAACATTGCTAGATAAATTGATAATCAATCGTTTCCACCAGAGAGATCAGGTAAAAggtctctcacacactcttgCAAATATTAACATTTCACCGTTACACAGGTTACTGACTCTCATCACGCTACATTTGAGAAATGACtaaatgactttttaacaaGTCGTAATTTGACACAGCTATGCAAACATGCTGACACAtgcgcgcacaaacacacacacacacacacacttaaaaacacacagggcTCAGTGGTGAGTGGATGCAGGGTGTGGTGTGAGCATTACGGTTAGCATTAGCATCATAGTTCCGGTGAATGGCTGCTTTGTTCACATGACAGCCGTGAGGAATGAGGCTTGGCAGGCCATTAAGCCTGGAGgcctgttaatgtgtgtgtatgcatgtgtgtgtgtgagagagagagtgtgtgtccCCTAATAATCGTGACTAATAACTTGCCCCACCTCTGACACAAGGTCAAACCTTCAGCTCCACAGTGTAACAACACCACTATTtgcttaatgtgtgtgtgtgtgttttctgtcggCGTGTGCATGACTAAGTGTATGcatgggtgtgtatgtgttttaataattaaagctATTgacaaagagagaggcagaTCATCAGGATATAATAACTATCAACAAAGCTCCTTTAACACCACAAAGATCACCTTGTGTGGCTCCCCATCCACTGGgtgctgcatgtgtgtctttttgtcacaAAGGGATACAGacccttaacacacacacacacacacacacacacgcacgcacgcacacacacagcgctTTAAGCTGCAAGGAGTAGCACTTCTGAGACACACAAAtgcttgcaaacacacacatgggtAAACAGTGGGTCCTTTCACACATCTCATTCCATGTTATTAGAGGTCAGGCTACATGCAGCCATTAACCAAGTTCGGTTTCCAACACAGCTTCAGTCACAAGAGATAGTCACAAGATCAACCTCACACCTGCGAGTCGAAAAGTAGAGCAGGGAGAGCAAGCGTGTTTTCTAGCCTTACATTCATAACATTTCTTACTCTGAGGCACAGAAAAACAACCTCGAGGTCATTATGGAAAATGCTtctcacacacatgcgcgcgcacacacacacacacaaaaactagaTTACACCAGCTGCTCTCACTTAAGAAACTCTCCCAGCCTGAATTACAGCAAATTAGACCCCAAAAGCCTGCTTCTCTCTGCTTCCCTCCTTAGAACTTCTCACCTTATTGGTTGCTGTGGCACTGGAGCCAGGCACCACGGGAACATTGGTGACCTGAACAGACAGATAGTCATTATCGATGAGAGGCCACGCCCCCTCCACCTTACAAGTCTGGAAGCTGTCCTTAAACGTCCTCAGGTGCGGGTCCCCGAACAGCCCGCAGAACAGGTAGACGGGCCGAGAGTGGCTGTGGTCGTGGCCATGCCCATGGCCGTGACcgtgggaatgtgtgtgtgcatgcaagtgGGGATGGGCGTGGGCGTGCTGGGTGCGACTGTGGTAGTTGCAGGGCTCGTGTTGGACCTCAGGGTGTGTGGAGGATGTGGGCCCGTCTCTCGAGCAATTCCTCTGGCTCATGAGGTCAGAGATGCCCAGCACGGCCGAGTGGAAGACCAGGTTCCCCCGGCAGGACTTGGCTGTCCTCTGGGTGCAGGCCGAGTATGCGCGTAAAGCCTTGCAAAACTCGGTGTGGAAGCCATCCACGGCCGGTGTCAAGTGGGAGGTCAGGGAGACAAAGTCGGTGGTGCACTTCTGGATACGGCACTGAGGGGCGGCCACCTGGCACTGACCTGGAGAGAGATGTGGAAATACTGTTAGAAAAGTGACCAATTTAAGATCATCACATGCATTTAACTAGAAACAGGatgtgcacacaaaaataaGGTTACTTTGAAGTTGAAAGCACGATGCTACCGGTCTGTTATAATCCAACCcaataaaactggaaaaagaaTCTGGTTAAAGTGTTGATGAATCAGTAGTGCCGCTGCATGAGTGTCATAAACCTGAGGAGCAATAAACCAAAGAGCAGTCAGACAGAAAAGATAAGGAACTTTTTCCCACAACGAGTGAGATAATAGTACTTATATAGACAGGGAGTACATAATATGTACTGTGTTACAGACAGAGAGCGCAAGATAATACAAGGTGTGCTATGTATACAagcattttaatatatttgttgAGACTGTGTCAGCAAAGATTGAAGGGTATTGTATTTGTGAGCTTGTGTACCCTGagtaaagaaaatacacaatcaAAAATGTATCTTCATtagcagaggtgtggactcgagtcacatgacttggacttgagtcagactCTACTTCAGACTTTAgacttgacaaaaacaaaaaagacttgcaacttgacttggactttaacaccaaagAGTTGCAACTTCACTTTGACTTAATACCTTTCCCCAAGCCCAAAGTTCAAGaggtatgttatttaaaaagtgtgccactAATCAAGCCATTCCCCTTAATTTCCTGATTCAACTATTATTAATTTCCTGCAAGTCGAAAGTTAATTCCCCAGATACACTTAAATTCAACCAATCTGACAG from Plectropomus leopardus isolate mb chromosome 6, YSFRI_Pleo_2.0, whole genome shotgun sequence carries:
- the rgmb gene encoding RGM domain family member B; its protein translation is MGRAGCCCRGAERLASPSLVRRFRPLLLLIIALCCGAHIGQCQVAAPQCRIQKCTTDFVSLTSHLTPAVDGFHTEFCKALRAYSACTQRTAKSCRGNLVFHSAVLGISDLMSQRNCSRDGPTSSTHPEVQHEPCNYHSRTQHAHAHPHLHAHTHSHGHGHGHGHDHSHSRPVYLFCGLFGDPHLRTFKDSFQTCKVEGAWPLIDNDYLSVQVTNVPVVPGSSATATNKITIIFKPYEGCTDQRVYQAVTDNLPAAFDDGTVSSGDPIHISAGAEGATGKVRALWISERSPGRHVELHAGYIGVTVIVRQLGRYLTLAVRIPEELAQAYDATQDLQLCLNGCPGGERIDQAGHLPLPLSPPALGLQLQQLRRPSYSSQTQASPYGATQVFSVEGAKDRCREQLEVQDIYFHSCVFDLLTTGDANFTVAAYSAQKDMESLHPHRDRWRIYPRGSATSTLHSDSQAVRRLALLLLSALTMALM